A segment of the Calditrichota bacterium genome:
CAGGCCAAAGATGCGGGGCATTATTAACGTAGGGAGCGTAGGACAGCCGCGAGACGGTGATCCGCGTGCGTGCTACGGAATTTACGATGAGGAAGACGGTGAATTTCAGTACATTCGGGTTCCTTACGATGTTGAAAAAACGCAGGCAAAAATGCGAAAAGCCGGGTTACCGGATTATTTGATCCACAGGCTTTTTGTGGGCAGATAGAACATCCACTAATGAAGCAGGAGATCACGATGATTCCCATGAACGAGAAATCCACCCCTGAAAAAACAATTATTCTTTCGGAAGAGCAATTTTGGGCCATTTCAAAATTGATCTCTTCGCTTAAGGGGAAATTGAATTCTCGATTGGTTGTTTTCGGGGACATGGATGGGCAGCTTATTTCGAAAGACGGGGAAATCCCCGGATTAGATACCACCGTGTTTACCGCGCTTATGGCCGGTGATTTTTCGGCAACCAAAGAGATGGCCCGGATCATGGGATCGAAAAATGAATTCAAACTTCACTACCACGAAGGCAGCCATCAGCACCTGTATATTGCGGCTGTTGGCGGACAATTCTTCCTGGCCGTTATTTTTGATCCCTCCGTTACTTTGGGAATGGTACGTATCTTTACAAAAAAGACGATCGAAAAAATCAATAAAATTATCGAAACTCAACCGGCAGAAGAGGAACAGATTACGCAAATGATTGACTCAGAATTTAAGTCGCTTGTAAAAGATGACTTGAATAAGATTCTGGGATAAGCCTGGCAAACAATGTTCATTAATTGGGCAAAACGCGAGATTTCCATTAAAATCGTTTACTATGGTCCCGGATTGAGTGGCAAAACGACCAATCTTGAATATATCTACTCAAAAATTGATCCTTCCCACCGCGGCGAAATGGTTTCACTCAAAACAAAAGACGACCGAACTCTTTTTTTTGATTTTATGGAATTCAAACTGGGTAATATTAAGGGGAAAATTCCCCGCTTTCGCCTGTACACCGTTCCGGGGCAGCGTTTTTATGCCTCCAGCCGGAAGATTATCCTGAGCGGTGCCGATGGGATTGTTTTTGTGGCCGATTCCCAGCGGAGCCGCCTTCGTGAAAATATGGACGCACTGCTCGATCTTGAAAAAAATTTCATCCTTGAGGGCCGGACACTCGCGAATGTTCCGTACGTAATTCAATATAACAAACGGGATCTGGATCAAATCCTTCCCGTTGGATTGTTGCAAAAAAAACTGAACTTTCTGAATGCACCCCATTTTGAAGCGGTTGCCAATAAGGGAGTGGGTGTGGTTGAAACCCTAAAAATGATGATTCAATTAGTGATTGAGGATATTGAACACAAGCTTCGCGCCTAACCGGATCCCCAAAAAGAGCGCTCAATGAATTGAGAGGACGGAGGAATGATTAAAAAAAAGATTTCAAACGGCTCATTTCAGCAGATTATTGAAGAGGAATTTGTCAAGGTGATGAACCTGGGCAATTTCGAAAGCGTGTATCTGTTTTCCGATGAGGGTTTGCCGATTATTGAACTCTGCGGAAGGGGGGTTATTACCGGTGACGATGCCTCGCAGATGGTGCTCCAGACGAAGGGAATACTGGAGACGCTTAATGAAGAGGACACCCAACCCGGCGTCAAAGAAGTGCTCTTTTACATGGAGGATCGCAGAAAAGTGGATATTCGTTATTTTCGTGCGCTGGGCCAGCAGGTGGCTCTTGCTTTGGTAGTTCCTCCCGGAAAATCCTACCGCTCGCACGCCAATCGGATGATCCGTTTCCTGAGTCGTATTGAAGCCGACGTGTAAGGAAGATATTTTCATGGAAAACGCGCGTTCCTCCCCTTCATTCCGCCAGATTTTCTCATGGGCGATTTACGATTTTGCCAACACCATTTTCTCGATGAATGTGGTGACCATGTATTTTTCGCTCTGGATTACGGTAAATTTGGCGCGGGAGGA
Coding sequences within it:
- a CDS encoding gliding-motility protein MglA, whose protein sequence is MFINWAKREISIKIVYYGPGLSGKTTNLEYIYSKIDPSHRGEMVSLKTKDDRTLFFDFMEFKLGNIKGKIPRFRLYTVPGQRFYASSRKIILSGADGIVFVADSQRSRLRENMDALLDLEKNFILEGRTLANVPYVIQYNKRDLDQILPVGLLQKKLNFLNAPHFEAVANKGVGVVETLKMMIQLVIEDIEHKLRA